From the genome of Desulfobaculum xiamenense:
AAGAACGTGGTGGCCGACATGCGCTGGCTGCGCGAAAGTGGGCTGGCCGATGCCACTGCGGCCCTTGCTGGCCGGGGTGCGACGCAGGTGGTGGGCATCTGCGGTGGCTTCCAGATGCTCGGACGCGTCATCGGCGACCCGCACGGAGTGGAGTCGCGCGGGGAGAGCGTGGAGGCTTTGGGGCTGTTGCCCGTGGTCACGGAGCTCTCGCCCGTCAAGACGCTCGCCGTGGTCGAAGCGCGCTTTGCGCCGTCCGGTGCGGGGCTTCGCGGATACGAAATACATCATGGCCGCACCGCGTGCGTGGACGGGGGCGGAGGGGTGCCCTGCGTGCTGCGGGCCGACGGCGAGGCCATAGGCTATTCCCGCGCCGACGGTATGGTCTGGGGCAGCTATCTGCATGGACTGTTCGATGCGGACGCCTTCCGCCGCGAGTTCGTGGACGGGTTGCGCGTGCGGGCCGGGCATGCAGCGCTTGGGCGCATCGTGACGGTCCGGGATATGGAGCCAGCACTGGACAGGCTGGCCGACATCGTGCGCGAGCATCTGGATGTGCGGCGACTTTACAAAAGAATCGGGCTCATGTAACGGGTGCGTCCGGATTTCGATCCGGCGCGCGTAGTGGCTGAACATGCGGTGCCTCTGGGCACCTCTGGCGCGGGGAAAGAGTGTGGCGGATGGCCTGCCGATGCAAGTGGGCCGTAGGATGCCGTCCTGTCATCTCCCCGCGTTTTGTTTTGTCCGGGCGGGATGCAGAAGCGCTGTGGCAGCATCGCACAAGTGTCTGTGACAATTTTTTCACATTCTGCAAGCTGGAATGCGATGCACGAAGTAGCATGGAGCGTTCTCATGTGTTGCATGTTGCTTTAAAAAAAAGCATTGATTTCGCAGTTGCGATGTTATAGAGACTCCACCAGTTCACTTTGGAGGATATGAAAATGGACGAATATTTGAAAGAAGCTCTTGAGATAGTGAAGGCGCAGGCTAGCGTCCGGAATATGACCGAGGAAGAAATCCTCTCCATGGTTGATAAGCTGGCGAAGGGTATTGCCAACATTCACCATGCCACCGAGGACATCGAGTGCGAGCGGCCCGACATCGACCCCAAGAAGGCCATTCGCGAAAAGTCCATCGTCTGCCTCGAGTGCGGAAAGAGCTTCAAGGTGCTGACCAAGCGCCATCTTTCCACCCACGGCATGACCCCCGCCGATTACAAGGAAAAGTACGGCTACACCAAGAAGACCTCTCTTGTGTGCAAGAGCCTCGCTCGCGAGCGCCGCAAGAAGATGGCCGACATGCGCCTCTGGGAGCGCCGCGGCCAGAAGTAGTCGCTGCCGACCCGTTGAGAGATTTCGAAAGCCCGCCAATTGGCGGGCTTTTCGTTTTGTGCGGCATCGGCGCGCGTGCGTGCCTGTGTCGACTGTATGGCCGTGAATTGCGCGATGCGGTGTTGGCTGGCAGGGCGTGGCGGAAGATGGTTGGGCCAGATTCCATGCAGTGTGCCTCCGGTGACGCCATGGACGTTGCGCTTCGCATGCAAAGGCGTATAGCCTTGCGTCATGTCCACCACTTCTGCATTCACTTTCGAAGATGTCTCGTTTTCGCATCCCGGAAACGGCCCGTGCCTCGCGCAGGCGCGGCTGACCATCCCCGAGGGGGCGTTCGCGCTCGTGGGCGGGCCGTCCGGCGCGGGAAAATCGACGCTCCTGCGGCTCATGAACCGCCTGTTGGAGCCGGATTCAGGGCGCATTCTCTACCGGGGGCGTCCGCTTGCCGAGTACGATCCGCCTCGGCTGCGGCGCGAGGTGGCCACGGTGGGGCAGGAGCCGACACTCGTCTCCGGGACCGTGCGCGATAACCTGCTGCTGCCGTATACCTTCAGGGTCAACGCCGATCTGGTTCGCCCCGGTGACGACACTCTGGAAGCGTGGCTTGCGCGGCTGCTGCTCGACGGGGTGACGCTGTCCTCGCGGGCGAGCGCCCTGTCCGTGGGCCAGCGCCAGCGGCTGTGCCTCATCCGTACGCTGCTTCCCGCGCCGAGGGTGCTGCTCATGGACGAACCGACCAGCGCGCTGGACGCCGAGAGCCGCGAGGTGGTGGAGCGCGCCGCCGAGGACCTGTGCGCCGATGACGGCGTCACCGTGGTCATGGTCAGCCACGTGGAGATGCGCTTTTCGCGTGTGTCTCCCATGCGGCTTCATCTTGCGGCGGGACGTCTGGAGGTGTCGGCATGAGCGTCGCGACCCCTATCGTTATCGGACCTGGGCAACTGGCCCTGACACTCGTCTTCGTGTTGTTGGCCGGGCTGGTGTCCATGGCCTTTCGGCTGGAACTGACGCGCAGCCTCGCCGTGGGCACGGTGCGCACCTTTGCGCAGCTTTTTCTCATGGGCTACGCCCTCAAGTATATCTTCGCCCTCGAAATGGGCCTGCCCGTGGTGGCGGTGTTCGCGGCCATGGTGGCCGCCGCCGCGCACATCGTGCACGGCCGCGTGCCCGAGCGCGACGTGGCCTTTGGCCTGCCGGTGTTCGGGGCCATGATTGCCAGCTACATGCTGGTGGCTACCAGCGTGACCGGGGTGATCATCGGCGCGAAGCCATGGTGGGAGCCGCAGTATTTCCTGCCGCTTGGCGGCATGATCGCCGGAAATTCCATGAACGCGCTGGCCATCGCCCTTGAGCGCCTGTTCTCCGGCCTTCGCCGTCGCCGGGCGGAGGTGGAGATGAAGCTGACCCTTGGTGCGGACTATCGCGAGGCCAGCGACGACATCGTGCGCGAGGCCATTCGCGCGGGCATGATTCCGTCCATCAATTCCATGATGGGCGTGGGGCTGGTGTCCATTCCGGGCATGATGACCGGCCAGATCATCGCCGGGGCGGATCCGTCCTTGGCCTGTCGCTATCAGATCGTGGTCATGCTCATGCTTGTGGCGTCCACGGCCATTTCCGCGGTGGTCGTGGTGTGGCTGGCGCGCAAGCTGTGCTTCGGCAGGGCGCATCAGCTGCTGCTGCGGCCCGAGAACGACTAGACTTTCGCCGGGATGGCCATCCCGGCAGGAGAATGAGAAAACGGCGCGCTTCGCAGGGAAGCGCGCCGTTTGTCGTTTTGTGCTGTGGCGGAGGGGCTAGGCGTTCAGCTTCTCGGCGGCGCGTTCCACGGACGCCTTGAAGTCCTCGCGCGCGGCGCGGAGCTTTTCCGCCAGTTCCGCGTCGGACAGGGCGAGAATCTGCGCGGCCATCCATGCGGCGTTGCGCGCTCCGGCCTTGTCCAGCGCCACGGTGGCCACGGGGAACCCCGGAGGCATCTGCACCGTGGACAACAGCGCGTCCATGCCGCCGAGGGCCGAGGCGCTGATCGGAATGCCGATGACGGGGCGGGTGGTCTTGGCGGCCACGGCACCGGCGAGATGCGCGGCCATGCCCGCCGCGCAGATGAAGACCTGACAGCCCTTGGCTTCCAGCTCGTCCACGAGGCGCGCGGTGCGCTCCGGGGTGCGGTGGGCGGAGGTCACGGTGAAGGTGTAGTCGATGCCGAGATCGGACAGGACGTCCGCGCAGGGGCGCACCTTTTCCTCGTCGGAAATGCTGCCCATGAAGATTGCGACGCGGCTCATCTACTTCATCCTCCTCAAGCCCTTGTCGCCGATGTCGCGGCGGAAGTAGCTCTTGTCGAAGTGGATTTTCTCGATGCCCTCGTAGGCGCGCTTCTGCGCCTGCGCGAGGTCGGCCCCGAGGGCAGTCACGCCCAGCACGCGGCCACCGCTGGCCAGGATGCGGCCGTCTTCGGGACGGGTTCCCGCCTGGAACACGGTCACTCCCTCGACGGTTTCGGCCTCGGCGAAGCCGGAAATTTCCATGCCCTTGGGGTAGCTGCGGGGATAGCCGTCGGCGGCCATGACCACGCAGATGGCGGTTTCGGCCTTCCAGCGGATGTCGATCTCGTGCAGGCGGCCCTCGATGCAGGCAGTCATGATCTCGGCGAGGTCGGAATCGAGGCGGGTCAGCAGCGGCTGGCACTCGGGGTCGCCGAAGCGGACGTTGTATTCGAGAACCTGCGGGCCGTTCTCCGTGAACATGATGCCCGCATAGAGCACACCCACGAAGGGATTGTCCTTGGCGGCCATGTGCCGGACGATGGGACGGATGACCAGATCGGTCATCATCTCGTAGTCCTCGGGGGGAAGAATGGGGGCGGGGGAGTATGCGCCCATGCCGCCGGTGTTGGGGCCGGTGTCGCCTTCGCCCACGGCCTTGTGATCCTGCGAGGAGGGCATGCAGACGATGGTCTTGCCGTCGCAGAACGCGAGGAACGAGGCTTCCTCGCCACGCAGGGCGTCCTCGATGACCACGCGTTCGCCAGCCTTGCCGAAGACCTGCTTGACCATCATCTCGTCGATGGCTTCGAGGGCTTCCTCGCGCGAGGAACAGACCACCACGCCCTTGCCCGCAGCGAGGCCGTCGGCCTTGACCACGCAGGGCATGGAGCGCTCGGCGATGTGCAGGCGGGCGTCCTTGGCGTCGTCAAACACGCGAAATGGTGCCGTGGGCACGCCGGATTCGCGCATGACGGTCTTGGCGAAGGCCTTGGAGCCTTCGAGCTGCGCCGCGAAGGCGTTGGGGCCGAAGCAGGGGATGCCGGAGTGGGCGAGGGCTTCCTTGAGGCCGAGGACCAGCGGAAGCTCGGGACCGATGACGACCATGTCGATGGCGTTGTCCTTGGCGAAGGTGGTCAGCCCCGGGAGGTCGTCGTCATGGATGGGAATGTTCTCGCCAAGGGCCGCCGTGCCGCCGTTGCCGGGGGCGATGTACAGCTTGTCCACCAAGGGGCTCTGCGAGAGCTTCCAGGCCAGCGCGTGCTCGCGCCCCCCGGAACCGACGATGAGTATCCGCAAAATGTCCTCCTTTCGTACGCTGGCAGCCCGTGGCCTCCAGGTCATGCATTCGGTGCGATGGTCTCTTCGGAAGGGGCGCGCGTCCGCGTGGGCGCGGCCTGTGGCGCGGATGCGCCGCGCGCATCCACTGCCGTGCAGTGTCGCGCGTTACGTAGCCTACCTTGCTGTGGAAGGCAATGACGGACATGTCCGCCGGATAGGGTGGCGTCAGGCATCGTCGGGTTCCCGGAACAGTGCGTAGTAGGCCACCGGCACCACGACGAGGGTGAACGCCGTGGACGCGAACAGCCCGGTGATGAGCGCCCACGCCAACCCCGAGAAGATGGGGTCCAGCGTTATGGGCCATGCGCCGAGCGCCGTGGTGGCCGCCGTGAGCACGATGGGGCGCAGTCGCACCGCCGCGCTGGCCACGATGGCTTCGCGAAGCGGCAGGCCCTGCTTTTGCGCGTCGCGGATGAATTCGATGAGCACCAGCGAGTTGCGGATGACGATGCCACCGAGTGCGATCATGCCGATCATGGACGTGGCCGTGAAGAAGATGGGGTTTGGCAAGTCGCCCACGTCGCGCGCGAAGAGGACGTTTAGCAGCCAGAATCCCGGCATGATGCCGATGATGGTGAGCGGAATGGCGCTCATGATCAGCCCCGGCAGGGCGAAGGAGCGCGTCTGCGCGACGAGGAGCACGAAGATGCCGCCTAGCGCCGCCGCGAAGGCCAGCCCGAGATCGCGGAAGACGCTGAGGGTGATCTCCCATTCGCCCTCGCCCGCCCACTCCGCCGAAAGGCCGGGTGGCAGGGGCGAGCCGCGCAGGGTGCGCTGGAGGTCGATGACCGCGTCCACGGGCGAGCGCCCGGCCATTTCGCCATAGACGTAGGCCACGCGCCGCAGGTTCTTGTGGTGGATGGGCTGGTCCTCGGGTTCGGTAACGAAGTGTCCAAGCTCCGCCAGCTCCACCACGCCGTTCGGCGCTTCCGCCGCAGCCACGGGCAGTTGAAGCAGGCCCGCCGCCGAGGCGCGACGGTTTTGCGGCAGGCGAAGCACCACGGGCAGGGGCTGGCGTTCGCTTGGCAGGTGCACGGTGGCCGGTGCGTCGCCGGAGACGGCCATGTGCAGCGCGCAGGCCACGTCCTGTGCGCTGACGCCGTGCAGGGCGGCCTTTTCCCTGTCGAGGCGGAAGTTGAGCTGCGTGCGCGGCGTCTCGCCCGTGGTGTCCACGTCGCTCACGCCCGGCTCATCGCGCATGAGGTTCGCCACGTGGCGCGCTCCGGCGAGGAGTTGGGCGTTGGTCTTTTCCGGGCTGCCGTAGATTTCCGCCACCAGCGTCGAGAGCACGGGCGGGCCGGGCGGCACTTCCACGATCTTGATGTCCGCGCCAAGTTCGCGGGCCACGGCCTCCAGCTCCGGGCGCAGGCGCAGGACGATGGCGTGGCTCTGCTCGGCGCGGCGTTCGCGCTCGGCGAGGTTCACGCGGATGTCGGCGAGGTTCGGCGCGCTGCGTACGAAGTAGTGACGGACCATGCCGTTGAAGTCCATGGGCGAGGCCGTGCCCGCGTAGGTGACGAAGCTCTCCACCTCGTTGACGCGGCGCAGGACGTCCGTGAACCGGGAGATGGCGCGGTCCGTGGCCTCCAGCGGCGTACCCTCCGGCATGTCGATGACGATCTGGAATTCGTTGCGGTTGTCGAAGGGGAGCATCTTGAGCGGCACGAAGCGAAACGCCGCCAGTGCGCAGGATATGACGAGCAGGGCGGCGATGGCGCACCACAGGGCCATGCGCCGCCGTGGGGAATCGAGCAGCGGCGTGACCACGGCGGCGTAGATGCGCCGCACGCGCGGCGACGCGCCTTCGTCTGGCGAGGCTGTTGCCCCGCTCGCCGAACTCGCGTCCGCACCGGCCATGCCCCGCAGCAGCAGGAAGGACAGCCACGGCACCACGGTCAGCGCGGCTACGGTGGAAAAGGTCACCGTGAGCGGGACGTTGGCCGCCATGGGGGCCATGTACGGACCCATCATGCCTGTGATGAAGAACATGGGCGTGAAGGAGACGATGATGGCCAGCGTAGACATGATGACCGGCGGCAGCACCTCGGCCACGGCGGCCAGCGTGGCCTCGCGCGGGGGCAGATGCCCGAGGCGGATGTGGCGGCGGATGTTGTCCACGTTGGTGATGGGATCGTCCACCACGAGGCCGAGGGACAGGATGAGCGCGAAGAGCGTGACCCGGTTGATGGTGTACCCGAACACGTGGTTCACGAAGAGCGCCAGCGCGAAGCTCACCGGCACGGCCAGCGCCACCACGGCGGCCTCGCGTCGCCCGAGGGCCACGGTCAACAGCGCCACCACGGTCAGAATGGCCAGCCCCAGCGAGGAGAGCAGGTTGTCCACCTTGTCCTGCGCGGTGCGGCCGTAGTCGCGCGTGGTTTCCACGCGCACGCCGTGGGGCAGCACGTCGCGGACCAGCTCGTCCATCTTGGCGTGGACGTCGCGGGCCACGGTGACGGCGTTGGTGCCTTTTTTCTTGGATACGGCCACGGTGACGGCGGGAAATTCACGCCCCGCCTCGGATGCGGGGATGGTTCGCTCCACCTCCGCCCGCGCCGACAGCCCGAAGCGCACGCGGGAGACGGGTTCGGCCGGGCCGTCCGCGATGGTGGCGATGTCGCGCAGGTATACGGGGCGCGAGTCGAACACGCCCACCACCACTTCGCCAGCCTCTCGGGCGGAGGTCAGGAAGGCGTTGGTCCGCAGGGTGATGGCTGTGTTGGCGCTGTCCAGCGTTCCGGCTGTGGCCGAGGTGTCGGCGGCGGTGAGGGCGGCGCGTATGGCCTTGGGCGCGATGCCGAGGCCCGCCATGCGCTGCGGGTCTAACTCCACGCGGATTTCGCGGGGGCGTCCGCCGGTGACGCTGACTCGTGAGACGTTCTCGACCTCGGCCAGCCGCGCGAAGACCTCCTCGCCGATGCGGCGCAGGGCGTGATCGTCGAGGCGGTCCGAGTGCAGGGTCAGGGTGACGATGGGGACGTCGTCGATCTCCACCGGGCGCACCAGCCAGCCCGTCACGATGGACGGGACGAGGTCCTGATGCATGAGGATGGCGTTGTGCAGGCGGATGAGCGCCTTCTCCCGGTCCTCACCCACGAAGAAGCGCACCGTGGCCATGGCCGAGTCCCGCCGGGACACGGAATACACGTGCTCCACGCCGTCGATCTGCCACAGCAGACGCTCCAATGGCGTGGTGACGAGCTTTTCAACCTCGTCGGCCCCGGCACCCGGCACCTGCACGAATACATCGGCCATGGGCACGACGATCTGCGGTTCCTCCTCGCGCGGGGTGAGGAGAATGGCCGCGATGCCGAGCCCGAGGGCCGCAATGACCAGCAGCACGGACAGCCGCGTTTCGAGGAAGGTGTCCACCACCGCGCCGATGACGCCGCGCGGGGAGCGTGGCGCAGTCTCGTGCGACGACGCTGGATGGGGCGAGCCGCCCGTCGGTTCAGCGCACATTGCCGCCTCCGGGCAGGGCCACCACGTCGCCGTCCGACAGGCCGGAGAGCGCCTCGATCATGCCGTCGTACAGCGCGCCGGTCTTCACGTACACGCTGCGCCATGCGTCGCCGTCGAGGACGCGTACTGACTCAAGCTGCCCCACGCGGACAACGGCCTCGGGCGGGATGAGCACGGCGTGGCGCGAGCCGGACGGGATGAGCAGGCGTCCGAACATGCCGGGGTACACGCCGGGCGTTGCGGGCAGGCCGACCTTGACCAGAAAGGTTCGTGTGCGCGGATCGGCCGTCGGGACCACTTCCTCCACGGTTCCGGTGAGCTCTGCGTCCACCGCCGAGATGACCACATGCAGTTCGCGCCCCGGCCGGACGTCGGCGACGAGGCCTTCGCGCACGTGGGCCTCAAGGCGCAGCGCCCCCGGAGCGCGTCCCGCGCTTTGCAGGATGAACAGCGGCTTGCCGGGCACGGCGAGGTCTCCCGGTTCGGCGAGGCGGCGGGCCACTTCCGCATCCTCCGGAGCGCGGACGATGGTGTAGCCCTGTGAGATGCGTGCTTCCTCCAGCCGTTTGGCGGCGCTTTGCACGTTGGCCTCGGCGGCGCGCAGGCCGTCGCGGCTCTGGCCGAGGCGGGCCTCGGTCTGGAGGTATTCGGCCTCGGCGATTTCAAGCTCGCGCGAGGAAATGGCCTTCTCGTCGAAGAGCTGGCGCGAGCGGCGGTACTGCGCCTCGGCGCGGGTGAAGGCGGCGCGGGCCTCGTTTATGCCCTGCCGGGCCTGCTCGCGCGCCGCGTTGGCCGAGGCCAGCGCCTGCCGGCTCTGCTCCTCGCGGGCCGCGTATTCGCGGTCGTCCAGCACGGCGAGGACGTCCCCGCGCGAGACGCTGTCGCCCGCTGAGGCCTCGACCCGGAGGATGGTGCCGGTGACCTGCGCGTCGATGCGCGTTTCCGTGCGAGGGCGGACGGTGCCCACGGCTTCGTAGATTTCGGGAATGGTGCGCAGGTGCGCCGTGGCGTTGGCCGAGGGCGCGTCGGACGCGGTGGAGCGTGGCGAACTGCCCGGGGGGATGTCGTCCCGACAGGCGCAGATGGGCATGGCGAGGACGAGTGCCGCGACCAGCGCGGCGGAGCGAAGGGCGATGGACATGACCCCTCCCTGCGGTGGATTTGTGGCGGGCTGCCGTGATGACTCTTTGCGCGAAGCATAGCATGGACGCTTCGGCGAGGAAACGCAGAACATGCCGGAATGAAAGGGCTTCGCGCTATTTTCGCTGCTGACGGGGCACGGGGACGAATGCCGGGATTCCGGTCGCTGCGGCGTGCAGGAGGTAGAGGGCGCTTGTGGCCGTAAGGGCGAGCCACCAGCGGCTGTGGAAGGTGGACAGGACGAGGCTGCCGAGAAGCATGCCGACGAAGATGCTCTGCGTGACGCGCAGGATGCGCCGTGCCCGGTGATGCGCCATCATTTGTCATCCACCCCGAGTCTGCGCAGGACGGCCATGAGCGGGCAGGTGTCGGTGAAGGCGGACTGGAGCAGGTTCGCGCCCACGAAGGCCGTGAACAGGAGCCACCAGTTCGAGTGGACGACCGAAAGTCCCAGAGACAGCAGAATCATGGTTCCCGCGACACCGCGGGTGATGCGCTCGACGTGCATGGGGTGCCCTCCGTTTGGGTGTGCGCGGCTACTGTATACCAACTGGAGGGCGAGAGGAAGGTCTTCGGCGTCGGAAGTGCGGAGATCAGGCGTCGGAGGTGCTGCCCATGCCTTCGCGACGCAGGGGAACGCGCAGGAATGCGGCGAGCCTGTCGGCCACGGGCGGCGTCGGAATGGTGAGGGCGGAGCGGAAGTCCATGAGCGGGCGTGTGTCGCCGTCCACGTCCACGAGGATTTCGTGGCGGGTGACGTTGTCCTTGTGGATGACGCGGCGAATGGCGGAGAGGCGGCAACTGGCCTGACGTCCGATGTCCGTGGGCAGGATGCGGCGGGTGATGGTGAGGCGGCCGTTGGCCCTGTCACAGGTGACGGTGGTTTCGGTGAGCCCGCGCAACAGGCAGAACACGCAGGCCGCGCCGGTGACGGCAAGCCCTGTGTGCAGGCGCGAGTCCGCAAGCATGTCGAGGCGCAACAGGCCGAAGATGAAGGTGATGCCGAAGAATGCCGAGAGTGCGATGAGACCGATCGGACGCTCGACGAGCGTGAGACGTTCTCCGTTGCGGGAGACGGAGACGGATGGAACGGGCGGCATGGGCGGTCTGAACACGACGACCTCCTGAAGGACCGCGCGCCACGGCTGGAATGGCCGATGGTTCGCCAGTCCTGCGGGAAGTATACGACGTGGGGTGTCGCTTCGCAAGGGTGGGGCGGCGCGTTCCCTTGGCGGGTCAGCGGCGCAGGCGAGGGTCGAGAATGTCGCGCAGGGATTCGCCGAGCAGATTGTAGCCGAGCACCGTGAACAGGATGGCCAGACCGGGGAAGAACGACATCCACGGCGCGATGGTCAGCACGTCCTTGCCTTCCATGAGGATGTTGCCCCAGCTCGGCATGGGCGGCTGCACGCCGAGGCCGAGGAAGGACAGCGAGGACTCCACGAGGATGGCTCCGGCCACGCCGAGGGTGGCCGAGACCAGCACCGGGGCGATGGCGTTGGGCAGGATGTGCAGGGTGATGATGCGCACAGGACCAGCTCCAGCCACGCGCGCAGCGAGCACGAAGTCCCGTTCGCGCAGGGCCAGCGTTTCGGCGCGCACCAGCCGCGCCACGCCCATCCACGAGGTTAGGCCGATGACGACCATGATGTTGACGAGACTCGGTTCCAGAAAGGCGATGACCGCGAGGATGAGGAAGAAGGACGGGAAGCACAGCATCACGTCCACGGCGCGCATGATGATCTCGTCCACGATGCCGCCGAAGTAGCCCGCCGCCAGCCCGAGCGCCAGCCCGATGATGACGGACAGACCCACGGCCACGAAGCCCACCCACAGCGAGACGCGCGCGCCGTGCAGCATGCGCGAGAGCACGTCGCGCCCGAGGGCGTCCGTGCCCAGCGGATGCGCGGCGCTTGGCGCTTCGAGGATGTGCGACATGTCGAGCATCGTGGGATCGTGCGGGGCGAGCCACGGCGCGAGGATGGCGGCGATGGACATGCCGCCGACGATGACGAGCCCGGCCACGAGCAGGCCGTAGCGGTTCCAGAAGCGGGCGGTGGCAAGGGCTGCGATGTTCATCGGCCGTTCCTCCCGGCGCGGATGCGTGGGTCGGCCAGCCCGTAGGCCACGTCGGCCAGCAGGTTTCCGGCGAGGGTCAGGAGCGCGCCCAGAACGAGGTTGCCCATGATCAGCGGATAGTCCCGCGCCATGACGCCCTGATAGAAGAGCTGGCCGAGGCCGGGCAGGGCGAAGATGGATTCGATGATGACACTGCCGCCGATGAGTGCGGGCACGGACAGGCCGAGGATGGTGATGACCGGCAACAGCGCGTTTCGCAGTGCGTGTTTGAAGATCACCGTGCGGATGGGTAGGCCCTTGGCCTGCGCGGTGAGGATGTAGTCCTGCCGGAGCACTTCGAGCATGCTTGAACGCATGAAGCGCGACATGCCCGCGAGGCTACCGAAGGTGTAGATGAATATGGGCAGGGTCAGGTGGCGGGCGATGTCCCACATTTGGCCCCAGAATGTCAGGCTCGCGTGATTCATGGACGTAAGGCCGGATATGGGCAGAATGGGCCAGTAGATGCCGAGCAGGTACATGAGCAAAAGCGCCAGCCAGAAGCCCGGCATGGCGAAGCCGATGAACACGAGCACCGTGCTTGCCCTGTCGAACCACCCGCCCTGCCGCCACGCCGAGGCCACCCCGATGGGGATGGCGATGCACAGCGTGAGGATGAGCGATGCCACGTTCATGCCGAAGGTCAGAGGCAGGCGTTCGCGGATTTTGTCCCACACCGGGCGGTGGTCGCCGCTCATGGACTGGCCGAAGTCGAAGCGCGCCAGCCGCGACAGCCACGAGACGTACTGCTCGTGCAGGGGGCGGTCCAGCCCGTAGAGCGCTTCGAGCCGCGCCCGCGCGTCGGCCGAGGCCTCGGGATTGAGCGTGGTCTGGAGGTCGGTGGGCGAGCCGGGGGCGAGATGAATCACCACAAAGCTGACCGCCGTGATGCCCAGAAACACGATGCCCACCCATAGGAGCTTGGTGGCAAGTCGTTTGAGAATCGTCCGCATGCCTCCCTATGTAGGGCAAGACGTGCGTGGAATCAACGTCTTGCGCATCGGGAAGGGGCGGGGCGTTGGGGGATGGCGTGGCGGAAGTTGGAAAGAGGGCTGCGGGGTGGCTCGGGAGTGTAGAGAGGCGGCGGGATGAGGGGTGATGGTGGGGCGCGGCGTGCAGGTAGCGCGGGGTGATGGTGAGGGGCGCGCGGGCCGGGGCGTATCGTACGTGGCGGCATGCAAGCCGTGGCCTCCGGCGGCCAAGGGAGCGCGGCTCCCTTGGAACCCCGAATAGGGGAGGATGGGGCGTGGCAAAGAGCGCGAGAGCGTGTGTGGGGGCGGGGCGTCCCCGTGCTGAGCCGGGCACGGCGTGGCAGGGGGCGCATGTGATTTTCCGATGCGAAAGCCCGCCGGATGCGATGCGGTTTCGCGCGCCAGCCACTCCCCCGCGCACCCCCGCAGGCCGGGCCATTCCGGAAAATGCGGCCTCGGCCGAAAAAAAGTGCGTCAAAGTGAATTTTCCCTTTGACAAGTCGGCCTGGATAAGGCAAATCACAACTCGCCGTGGGGCTGTAGCTCAGTTGGGAGAGCGCTTGAATGGCATTCAAGAGGTCGGGAGTTCGATTCTCCCCAGCTCCACCACAAAAGATCATAAAGGCTTAGAAGGTTTTCCTTCTAAGCCTTTTTTCGTTGCATATGGAAAAATATGCGTATGAAATCAGGTGGATGGCGGATGTGCACGGCGAGGTTTTGCGATACACTGTCCATCTTGAACATGACGCTTCGTGGCTCGATAGCGCGGTCCTGCTTTTTTCAGCCTGAAATCGAAAGAGAAACCCTTTCAATTTTGGGAGAAGTTTGGCATGGGGATTCCCCGTGTAGGGCATGATCTCAATTCATCCAAGGGGACTTGATATGACAATATTAGGAACAGCCAAAACGGCATCTGCAAAGAAAATGATGCTTCTTGGCGGTGGCGAGCTTGGCAAGGAAGTTGTGATTGAGGCGCAGCGTCTTGGCATTGAGGTCGTCGTTGTTGATCGCTACGACGACACCCC
Proteins encoded in this window:
- a CDS encoding efflux RND transporter permease subunit, translating into MCAEPTGGSPHPASSHETAPRSPRGVIGAVVDTFLETRLSVLLVIAALGLGIAAILLTPREEEPQIVVPMADVFVQVPGAGADEVEKLVTTPLERLLWQIDGVEHVYSVSRRDSAMATVRFFVGEDREKALIRLHNAILMHQDLVPSIVTGWLVRPVEIDDVPIVTLTLHSDRLDDHALRRIGEEVFARLAEVENVSRVSVTGGRPREIRVELDPQRMAGLGIAPKAIRAALTAADTSATAGTLDSANTAITLRTNAFLTSAREAGEVVVGVFDSRPVYLRDIATIADGPAEPVSRVRFGLSARAEVERTIPASEAGREFPAVTVAVSKKKGTNAVTVARDVHAKMDELVRDVLPHGVRVETTRDYGRTAQDKVDNLLSSLGLAILTVVALLTVALGRREAAVVALAVPVSFALALFVNHVFGYTINRVTLFALILSLGLVVDDPITNVDNIRRHIRLGHLPPREATLAAVAEVLPPVIMSTLAIIVSFTPMFFITGMMGPYMAPMAANVPLTVTFSTVAALTVVPWLSFLLLRGMAGADASSASGATASPDEGASPRVRRIYAAVVTPLLDSPRRRMALWCAIAALLVISCALAAFRFVPLKMLPFDNRNEFQIVIDMPEGTPLEATDRAISRFTDVLRRVNEVESFVTYAGTASPMDFNGMVRHYFVRSAPNLADIRVNLAERERRAEQSHAIVLRLRPELEAVARELGADIKIVEVPPGPPVLSTLVAEIYGSPEKTNAQLLAGARHVANLMRDEPGVSDVDTTGETPRTQLNFRLDREKAALHGVSAQDVACALHMAVSGDAPATVHLPSERQPLPVVLRLPQNRRASAAGLLQLPVAAAEAPNGVVELAELGHFVTEPEDQPIHHKNLRRVAYVYGEMAGRSPVDAVIDLQRTLRGSPLPPGLSAEWAGEGEWEITLSVFRDLGLAFAAALGGIFVLLVAQTRSFALPGLIMSAIPLTIIGIMPGFWLLNVLFARDVGDLPNPIFFTATSMIGMIALGGIVIRNSLVLIEFIRDAQKQGLPLREAIVASAAVRLRPIVLTAATTALGAWPITLDPIFSGLAWALITGLFASTAFTLVVVPVAYYALFREPDDA
- a CDS encoding ABC transporter permease, whose amino-acid sequence is MNIAALATARFWNRYGLLVAGLVIVGGMSIAAILAPWLAPHDPTMLDMSHILEAPSAAHPLGTDALGRDVLSRMLHGARVSLWVGFVAVGLSVIIGLALGLAAGYFGGIVDEIIMRAVDVMLCFPSFFLILAVIAFLEPSLVNIMVVIGLTSWMGVARLVRAETLALRERDFVLAARVAGAGPVRIITLHILPNAIAPVLVSATLGVAGAILVESSLSFLGLGVQPPMPSWGNILMEGKDVLTIAPWMSFFPGLAILFTVLGYNLLGESLRDILDPRLRR
- a CDS encoding ABC transporter permease; amino-acid sequence: MRTILKRLATKLLWVGIVFLGITAVSFVVIHLAPGSPTDLQTTLNPEASADARARLEALYGLDRPLHEQYVSWLSRLARFDFGQSMSGDHRPVWDKIRERLPLTFGMNVASLILTLCIAIPIGVASAWRQGGWFDRASTVLVFIGFAMPGFWLALLLMYLLGIYWPILPISGLTSMNHASLTFWGQMWDIARHLTLPIFIYTFGSLAGMSRFMRSSMLEVLRQDYILTAQAKGLPIRTVIFKHALRNALLPVITILGLSVPALIGGSVIIESIFALPGLGQLFYQGVMARDYPLIMGNLVLGALLTLAGNLLADVAYGLADPRIRAGRNGR
- a CDS encoding YgaP family membrane protein; its protein translation is MHVERITRGVAGTMILLSLGLSVVHSNWWLLFTAFVGANLLQSAFTDTCPLMAVLRRLGVDDK
- a CDS encoding efflux RND transporter periplasmic adaptor subunit, which translates into the protein MSIALRSAALVAALVLAMPICACRDDIPPGSSPRSTASDAPSANATAHLRTIPEIYEAVGTVRPRTETRIDAQVTGTILRVEASAGDSVSRGDVLAVLDDREYAAREEQSRQALASANAAREQARQGINEARAAFTRAEAQYRRSRQLFDEKAISSRELEIAEAEYLQTEARLGQSRDGLRAAEANVQSAAKRLEEARISQGYTIVRAPEDAEVARRLAEPGDLAVPGKPLFILQSAGRAPGALRLEAHVREGLVADVRPGRELHVVISAVDAELTGTVEEVVPTADPRTRTFLVKVGLPATPGVYPGMFGRLLIPSGSRHAVLIPPEAVVRVGQLESVRVLDGDAWRSVYVKTGALYDGMIEALSGLSDGDVVALPGGGNVR